The DNA window GAGCTCTCGGTATCCACCGCCCATAATTTCCGAAAAGTGCACGTAAACGTCCGGTGCTCCCTCGCGGGAAATGAATCCGAAGCCCTTCGCTGCGTTGAACCACTTGACGTGGCCTTTCTCACGTTCCGACATATCACTCTCCAAAGTTTGATGCGGCGCGCGGGTCGAACCCGCACGTCCCGATTATGCATTTTCCCTCCCCCAAATGTCAACGGGATGAAACGGCAAACGAAGTTCCCCCTTGCCGATTGCGGTTTCACGCGCGAAAAACCGGCGCGGGCGGATTCGCCCCCGCCGGAATGGTCTGATTTTGCCGGTAGCCCGGCGCGGCCTTTACATATGGCCGAGGCGCTGAACCTGGGTGGCCTGCGGGCCTTTGGGCGTGTCGGCCACGATAAACTCGACCGTCTCACCCTCGTGAAGCTCGCGGTATCCGCCGCCCATTATCTCGGAGAAGTGGACGTACACGTCCGACTGCCCCTCACGCTCGATGAATCCAAAGCCCTTTGCGGCGTTGAACCACTTCACGCGTCCTCTGCTGCGTTCTGCCATTTAATTCCTCCATGCACGATACGGTACAGTATTGCTAAGGGGTCTTGCTG is part of the bacterium genome and encodes:
- a CDS encoding cold shock domain-containing protein codes for the protein MSEREKGHVKWFNAAKGFGFISREGAPDVYVHFSEIMGGGYRELDENELVEFSVKDTPKGPQAIQVVRITKG
- a CDS encoding cold shock domain-containing protein → MAERSRGRVKWFNAAKGFGFIEREGQSDVYVHFSEIMGGGYRELHEGETVEFIVADTPKGPQATQVQRLGHM